One Helicobacter sp. 12S02232-10 DNA segment encodes these proteins:
- a CDS encoding protein-L-isoaspartate(D-aspartate) O-methyltransferase: protein MFKIKSHLMCEEIAKQFPLEENVRTAIASIDRELFVPSSLKHLAYNLDALPMGADQWISSPLTVAKMTQYLMPEGADSVLEIGCGSGYQAMVLSKLFRRVFSIERIEKLLLEAKERIRKSGVSNINTKLDDGQRGWAAFGPYDRILFSACISDIPQAVADQLEEGGLLVAPVLEGGSQVIKRYRKKNNQLQAPEILEKCLFVPVVDGVMR from the coding sequence ATGTTTAAAATCAAAAGTCATTTGATGTGTGAGGAAATTGCTAAGCAGTTTCCTCTTGAAGAAAATGTTCGAACAGCTATTGCTAGCATTGATCGTGAGCTTTTTGTACCTTCTTCTCTGAAGCATTTAGCTTATAATTTAGATGCTCTTCCGATGGGTGCAGATCAATGGATTAGCTCCCCTTTGACGGTTGCAAAGATGACTCAATATTTAATGCCTGAAGGTGCTGATAGTGTGCTTGAGATAGGTTGTGGAAGTGGCTATCAAGCGATGGTTCTTTCAAAATTGTTTCGCAGAGTGTTTTCGATAGAACGCATTGAAAAACTTCTTTTGGAGGCAAAAGAAAGGATCAGAAAATCAGGTGTGAGCAATATCAATACAAAGCTTGATGATGGGCAAAGAGGTTGGGCTGCTTTTGGTCCTTATGATAGGATTTTATTTTCGGCTTGTATAAGCGATATTCCTCAAGCCGTTGCCGATCAACTTGAAGAAGGCGGGTTGCTTGTAGCTCCGGTTTTGGAAGGCGGTTCTCAAGTGATTAAACGTTATCGCAAAAAAAATAATCAGCTCCAAGCCCCTGAAATTCTTGAAAAATGCTTGTTTGTGCCGGTTGTAGATGGCGTGATGCGGTGA
- a CDS encoding LptF/LptG family permease, whose amino-acid sequence MVKRYVFLAISQIFFPFFLVLFFIASIVLLIGIAGVTLVVKMGVLDLAQLFLYSLPGTVFFIIPITFFASCVLGLSRLSYDYELLVFFSLGISPKKILQIFVPVSLLVSIVLLMFSLVMIPLSKSAYSDFVAEKKNKVDINIRPGEFGQKLGDWLVYVDKANHNHYDHLVLFSNDGLSQESFIVAQSGAVNNKGGIFELNLYDGDAYFAQNGEIKKVDFKQMNLKNETGALKMSSYDLINYWKSAFKGDSSQARRFAQAIMTSVFPLVSVFLIPLFGIANPRFHKNMSYIYILSGVGIYFLIMHITSQNAPFLGISLLPVLWLLGSYYLYKRFILKFY is encoded by the coding sequence ATGGTTAAGCGGTATGTTTTTTTAGCGATTTCACAGATTTTTTTTCCGTTTTTTTTGGTATTGTTTTTTATCGCCTCCATTGTCTTGCTCATTGGTATAGCAGGCGTTACTTTGGTTGTAAAAATGGGCGTTTTGGATTTGGCTCAATTATTTTTATATTCTTTGCCCGGAACTGTTTTTTTTATCATTCCAATTACTTTTTTTGCATCGTGTGTTTTGGGACTTTCAAGGCTTTCATATGATTATGAGTTGCTGGTATTTTTTTCTCTTGGAATTTCTCCTAAAAAGATTTTGCAGATTTTTGTCCCCGTCAGTTTGCTTGTCAGTATTGTTTTATTAATGTTTTCTTTAGTGATGATTCCTCTGTCTAAAAGTGCTTATTCGGATTTTGTTGCTGAGAAAAAAAATAAAGTTGATATCAATATCAGACCTGGAGAATTTGGTCAAAAATTAGGGGATTGGCTGGTGTATGTGGATAAGGCCAATCACAATCATTATGATCATCTTGTGCTTTTTTCAAACGATGGACTTTCTCAAGAAAGCTTTATTGTTGCTCAAAGTGGTGCAGTAAATAATAAAGGCGGGATTTTTGAATTAAATTTATATGACGGAGATGCTTATTTTGCACAAAATGGAGAAATTAAAAAGGTTGATTTTAAACAAATGAATCTCAAGAATGAAACTGGTGCATTGAAAATGAGTTCTTATGATTTGATTAATTATTGGAAAAGTGCATTTAAAGGAGATTCTTCTCAAGCAAGAAGATTTGCGCAGGCGATAATGACATCTGTTTTTCCTCTTGTAAGTGTATTTTTGATTCCCTTATTTGGGATTGCCAATCCTAGATTTCATAAAAATATGTCTTATATTTATATTCTTTCAGGGGTTGGAATTTATTTTTTGATTATGCATATCACAAGTCAAAATGCACCTTTTTTGGGGATTTCTCTATTGCCTGTTTTGTGGTTACTTGGCTCATATTATCTTTATAAGCGTTTTATT
- a CDS encoding prepilin peptidase, translating into MESDLLIFEGNNLLYFFLSPNSLDMTVLAVIILGWGIFGITRFDKHCRDVFDLMSFCVFVLALLLFLGLGVGFFYQGIFRFWAMAVFSLMLLLALVDLKKLAVPDWMNFGLFFIVIFGVVFFEGNGALFVNKLLDGFGLAGLFAVLRIFGDMIFKREVLGEGDIVFIASSGFLFGINDALSGIFVGCVFASAWGLFLRLFSKKIVKIPLITFIVLGLFFGFFLEVYNG; encoded by the coding sequence ATGGAATCAGATCTGCTTATTTTTGAGGGAAATAATCTTTTATATTTCTTTCTTTCCCCAAATAGTCTTGATATGACTGTTTTGGCTGTAATAATCTTGGGGTGGGGGATTTTTGGGATTACTAGATTTGATAAGCATTGTCGCGATGTTTTTGATCTAATGTCTTTTTGTGTCTTTGTGCTTGCATTGCTTTTATTTTTGGGATTGGGTGTTGGGTTTTTTTATCAGGGAATCTTTCGTTTTTGGGCAATGGCGGTTTTTTCTTTGATGTTGCTTTTGGCGTTGGTTGATCTTAAAAAGTTAGCTGTGCCTGATTGGATGAATTTTGGGTTATTTTTTATTGTGATTTTTGGTGTTGTATTTTTTGAGGGCAATGGAGCGCTATTTGTGAATAAATTGCTTGATGGATTTGGTTTGGCAGGGCTGTTTGCAGTATTGAGAATATTTGGAGATATGATTTTTAAGCGTGAAGTTTTAGGGGAAGGGGATATTGTTTTTATCGCTTCAAGCGGATTTTTATTTGGGATTAATGATGCTTTGAGTGGGATATTTGTGGGCTGTGTTTTTGCAAGTGCTTGGGGGTTATTTTTGAGATTGTTTTCCAAAAAGATTGTAAAAATTCCTTTGATTACTTTTATTGTTTTGGGATTATTTTTTGGATTTTTTCTAGAGGTTTATAATGGTTAA